From a region of the Acanthochromis polyacanthus isolate Apoly-LR-REF ecotype Palm Island chromosome 3, KAUST_Apoly_ChrSc, whole genome shotgun sequence genome:
- the gatb gene encoding glutamyl-tRNA(Gln) amidotransferase subunit B, mitochondrial translates to MAASCVAASELLHNMKQISGFYPKASCVIRRISTTNPQCDSQIQPRAKSAPQQLVGVVGLEIHAQINSSTKLFSGSSVRFSAPPNSLVSFFDASLPGTLPVLNRRCVEAAVMTGLALNCSINRKSLFDRKHYFYADLPAGYQITQQRRPVAVDGMLTYSLLEGKKRSQVIRKNVHIKQIQLEQDSGKSLHDDVRSQTLIDLNRAGVGLMELVMEPDMSCGEEAAAAVRELQLILQALGTCQGNMSEGQLRVDANVSVHRPGEPLGVRTEVKNINSVRYLARAIDYEIQRQIDVLQRGGTVQNETRAYDSKSGETIPMRDKEGLQDYRFMPEPNLPPLIVYEDNASLPAGIDACQAVVVQKIKEGLPELPGVKRDRLVQTYGILPEHSFTLVNEDGLVEYFEAVLMATKKEPRKVIGWVTNELLGHLKQQDLSVSQSPISPPALAELLELQETGHISSSVAKQVFQKMWRSSGKTAAQITQEHDLGLVSDTAQLHSICQKVVDSHPNEVHAIRNGNKKVLNKLMGLVQKETKGRADPVLVRKILQEKTS, encoded by the exons ATGGCTGCCTCCTGTGTTGCAGCAAGTGAGCTGCTACATAATATGAAACAAATATCAGGATTTTATCCAAAAGCTTCATGTGTTATCAGAAGAATCAGCACAACAAACCCACAATGCGACAGTCAAATTCAACCGAGAGCCAAAAG cgctccacagcagctGGTTGGAGTGGTGGGTTTGGAAATCCATGCCCAGATTAACTCCAGCACCAAGCTGTTTTCTGGCTCTTCGGTTCGCTTCTCGGCTCCTCCAAACTCCCTGGTGTCGTTCTTTGATGCGTCCCTACCCGGCACATTACCC GTCCTGAACAGGCGCTGTGTGGAAGCAGCAGTGATGACGGGACTGGCTCTCAACTGCAGCATAAATCGGAAGTCACTCTTTGACAGGAAGCACTACTTTTACGCAGACCTCCCT GCTGGATACCAGATCACTCAGCAGCGGCGGCCTGTTGCGGTAGATGGCATGTTGACTTACAGCCTCCTCGAAGGAAAAAAGAGGAGCCAGGTGATCAGAAAAAACGTCCACATCAAGCAGATTCAGCTGGAACAGGACAGTGGCAAGAGTCTGCACGATGACGTCCGCAGCCAGACCCTCATAGACCTCAACAGAGCAG GTGTAGGTCTAATGGAGCTGGTGATGGAGCCAGACATGAGCTGTGGAGAggaggctgcagcagctgtcagaGAGCTTCAGCTCATCCTGCAAGCCCTGGGCACCTGTCAAGGCAACATGTCTG AGGGCCAGCTCAGAGTGGATGCCAACGTGTCCGTACACCGACCAGGTGAGCCGCTGGGCGTCAGGACCGAGGTGAAGAACATCAACAGTGTCCGATACCTGGCCAGGGCGATAG ACTATGAGATCCAGAGGCAGATTGACGTCCTGCAGAGAGGGGGCACGGTGCAAAACGAGACCCGGGCGTACGATTCCAAATCAGG AGAGACCATTCCTATGAGGGACAAAGAAGGTCTTCAGGACTACAG GTTTATGCCGGAGCCTAACCTGCCCCCTCTGATTGTGTATGAGGATAACGCATCGCTGCCCGCTGGCATCGATGCGTGCCAGGCGGTGGTGGTGCAGAAGATAAAGGAAGGGCTGCCAGAGCTGCCCGGCGTCAAAAGAGACAGGCTGGTGCAGACGTACGGCATCCTGCCCGAGCACAGCTTCACTCTGGTG AACGAGGATGGGCTGGTGGAGTACTTTGAGGCGGTGCTGATGGCGACCAAGAAGGAGCCGAGGAAGGTGATTGGCTGGGTGACTAATGAGCTGTTGGGTCACCTCAAACAGCAAGACTTAAGTGTGAGCCAGAG CCCAATCTCTCCTCCTGCCCTCGCTGAGCTGCTGGAGCTCCAGGAAACGGGACACATCTCCTCTTCGGTTGCCAAGCAG GTGTTCCAGAAGATGTGGAGGTCATCGGGCAAGACGGCAGCGCAGATCACCCAGGAGCACGACTTGGGGCTTGTTAGTGACACCGCACAGCTGCACAGCATCTGCCAGAAGGTGGTGGACTCGCATCCCAATGAG GTTCACGCCATCAGAAACGGAAACAAGAAGGTGCTGAATAAACTGATGGGCCTGGTTCAGAAAGAAACCAAAGGCAGAGCGGACCCAGTTCTGGTGAGGAAGATTCTACAGGAGAAGACTTCGTGA
- the dctpp1 gene encoding glutamyl-tRNA(Gln) amidotransferase subunit B, mitochondrial has translation MMATNGNGLKDDVSTISTNGGSKVFAKSHSTVVNGAATETSSQNGVAVQLQRFTFSPEPTIEDIRRMQAEFTDERNWNQFHQPRNLLLAMVGEVGEVSELFQWRGEVADGLPDWTEAEREQLAHELSDVLIYLVELAEKCRVDLPQAVLRKMALNRLKYPASKVHGSAKKYTEYKD, from the coding sequence ATGATGGCAACAAACGGAAACGGATTAAAAGACGACGTGTCGACAATTTCCACAAATGGTGGAAGCAAGGTTTTTGCAAAGTCACACTCGACTGTTGTAAACGGAGCAGCGACCGAGACTTCGTCCCAGAATGGAGTCGCAGTCCAGCTGCAGAGGTTCACTTTCAGCCCCGAACCCACCATCGAGGACATCCGACGGATGCAGGCCGAGTTCACGGACGAACGGAACTGGAACCAGTTTCACCAGCCCCGCAACCTGCTCCTGGCCATGGTCGGGGAGGTGGGAGAGGTGTCGGAGCTCTTCCAGTGGCGGGGAGAGGTGGCCGACGGCCTGCCGGACTGGACCGAGGCGGAGCGGGAGCAGCTGGCCCACGAACTGAGCGATGTGTTGATCTACCTGGTGGAGCTCGCCGAGAAGTGCCGCGTCGACCTTCCCCAAGCGGTGCTGCGAAAAATGGCGCTAAACCGGCTGAAATATCCCGCAAGCAAGGTGCACGGCTCGGCCAAGAAGTACACCGAGTACAAGGACTGA